In one window of Archocentrus centrarchus isolate MPI-CPG fArcCen1 chromosome 11, fArcCen1, whole genome shotgun sequence DNA:
- the LOC115787688 gene encoding zinc finger and SCAN domain-containing protein 2-like, producing MSKAQMLRALVKQRLDAAAEEIFALFERTMEEYEAEIRRQGAKQRGGEPAESREVSHVSPVSITKIPVDKVAPPEPQELRSPGLHQEDPKPPQVKDEGDQLWTGPVQEDLTIIPVTVKVEEEVEESAQTPELLQTCSEDSSSQLMVQAGGEDRGGLEPARNLKPQPVKPTSDTGALKDVSKQSGRLQSEDPVSDAGSNLAKKPYSCSECGKRFGGKNHLQSHMKSHTGEKTCPFCGKKISKSSNFTTHLRVHTGEKPFTCSVCNTSFSLRNTLVNHMRVHTGEKPFSCSVCAKKFTNKANVITHMAVHSEEKPFKCNVCDKRFTWHSQVKKHKCVAESSKS from the exons ATGTCCAAAGCTCAGATGCTGCGGGCGCTGGTGAAGCAGCGGCTGGACGCGGCCGCAGAGGAGATCTTCGCCCTGTTTGAAAGGACGATGGAGGAGTACGAGGCGGAGATCCGGCGGCAGGGGGCGAAGCAGCGGGGCGGAGAGCCTGCGGAGAGCCGGGAGGTCTCGCACG tgtCTCCTGTAAGTATCACAAAGATTCCAGTGGACAAAGTAGCCCCACCCGAGCCACAGGAGCTTAGGAGCCCCGGTCTGCACCAGGAGGACCCCAAACCACCACAAGTCAAAGATGAGGGTGACCAACTCTGGACGGGTCCGGTCCAGGAGGATCTCACAATCATTCCTGTCACTGTGAAGGTTGAAGAAGAGGTTGAAGAGAGCGCTCAGACCCCCGAACTTCTTCAAACCTGCAGTGAggacagcagctctcagttaaTGGTACAAGCTGGTGGAGAGGATCGAGGAGGACTGGAACCAGCCAGAAACCTCAAACCACAGCCCGTTAAGCCCACCTCTGACACCGGAGCCCTGAAGGACGTTTCGAAGCAGAGTGGGAGACTGCAGTCAGAGGACCCTGTGAGCGATGCAGGAAGTAATTTAGCCAAAAAACCTTACAGCTGCTCTGAGTGTGGCAAAAGATTTGGAGGCAAGAACCACCTGCAGAGCCACATGAAAAGCCACACGGGGGAGAAAACGTGCCCCTTCTGCGGGAAAAAAATCTCCAAGAGCTCAAACTTCACCACACATCTGCGAGTGCACACCGGAGAAAAGCCCTTCACCTGCTCGGTGTGCAACACGAGCTTCAGCCTGCGCAACACGCTGGTCAACCACATGAGGGTGCACACGGGCGAGAAACCGTTCAGCTGCTCGGTCTGCGCCAAGAAGTTCACCAACAAGGCCAACGTGATCACACACATGGCCGTCCACTCGGAGGAGAAGCCCTTTAAGTGCAACGTGTGCGACAAAAGATTCACGTGGCATTCGCAGGTCAAAAAGCACAAGTGTGTCGCTGAAAGCAGCAAATCCTGA